A region of Channa argus isolate prfri chromosome 8, Channa argus male v1.0, whole genome shotgun sequence DNA encodes the following proteins:
- the ndufs7 gene encoding NADH dehydrogenase [ubiquinone] iron-sulfur protein 7, mitochondrial encodes MRNVKMAALVAPRLSMVGSFSLRPITVFTVQQKTLHSDARSENTSTSVVPFRGKSTAVAAAKPAAVASSKGEYVITKLDDLVNWARRSSLWPMTFGLACCAVEMMHMAAPRYDMDRFGVTFRASPRQSDVMIVAGTLTNKMAPALRKVYDQMPEPRYVVSMGSCANGGGYYHYSYSVVRGCDRIVPVDIYVPGCPPTAEALLYGILQLQKKIKREKKLKIWYRK; translated from the exons CGCCTCGCCTGTCCATGGTTGGCTCCTTTTCACTAAG GCCCatcacagtttttactgttCAGCAGAAGACTCTGCACAGCGATGCTAGAAGTGAGAATACCAGCACAAG cgtggtTCCATTCAGAGGGAAGAGCACAGCAGTGGCTGCAGCGAAACCAGCCGCTGTAGCCAGCAGCAAGGGAGAGTATGTAATCACTAAGCTGGACGACCTTGTTAACTGGGCACGCAGG AGCTCTCTGTGGCCGATGACCTTTGGCCTGGCTTGCTGTGCAGTGGAGATGATGCACATGGCAGCACCCCGTTATGACATGGACCGTTTTGGAGTCACTTTTAGAGCAAGTCCACGCCAGTCTGACGTCATGATTGTTGCGGGAACCCTGACCAATAAGATGGCTCCAGCTCTGAGAAAG GTGTATGATCAGATGCCTGAGCCAAGATACGTCGTTTCCATGGGAAG CTGTGCTAATGGAGGAGGCTACTATCACTACTCCTACTCTGTCGTCAGAGGCTGTGACCGAATCGTACCCGTTGATATTTATGTTCCAG GTTGTCCCCCGACTGCAGAGGCTCTCCTTTATGGGATTTTgcagctgcaaaagaaaattaaacgTGAGAAGAAGCTGAAGATCTGGTATCGGAAATGA